A genome region from Arachidicoccus soli includes the following:
- a CDS encoding Gfo/Idh/MocA family protein translates to MLTLGILGLGEGRSTMSAALHSKKWKLKTICDRSEEVCKQRAAEFNFSNYTTDYNQMLNDAGIDVIAIYTPDHLHATHIKQALLSDKHVVCTKPFIDDLNDAKELLQLQKQTGKKVFVGQSSRFFEPAKRQRRDFEAGQIGELITIESNYNADHRWFLEKPWALENSFKWLYGGLSHPVDFIRWYLPHIEEVMGYGMISANGKAAGLKNEDTMHFIFKAEDGRIASVSGSYTGPTQPAKRDSGMTCILRGTQGASQADYHELRYAITDKTGEEKIITWGDETIKYFFRFEGQSHHAGEYQNYLEYFADSIEQNFTAFPDMKEGIITFALLQAMDESLNTGKPVKLNDILNRYGLEKY, encoded by the coding sequence ATGCTTACACTAGGAATATTGGGATTGGGCGAAGGAAGAAGTACGATGTCTGCGGCATTGCATAGCAAAAAATGGAAATTGAAAACGATATGTGATAGAAGTGAAGAGGTATGTAAACAGAGAGCTGCGGAGTTTAATTTTTCTAATTATACTACAGACTATAATCAGATGCTCAACGATGCGGGGATTGACGTGATTGCCATATATACGCCAGACCACTTGCACGCGACACATATAAAACAAGCTTTGTTGAGTGACAAGCATGTTGTTTGCACCAAGCCTTTTATTGATGATTTGAATGATGCAAAAGAGCTTTTGCAATTACAAAAGCAAACGGGGAAGAAAGTATTTGTAGGCCAGAGTTCACGCTTTTTTGAACCAGCCAAAAGGCAGCGCAGAGATTTTGAAGCAGGCCAAATTGGAGAATTGATTACTATCGAAAGTAACTACAATGCAGACCATCGTTGGTTTCTGGAGAAGCCTTGGGCTTTGGAGAATTCTTTTAAATGGCTGTATGGTGGGTTAAGCCATCCTGTCGATTTTATAAGGTGGTATTTGCCCCATATTGAAGAAGTAATGGGTTATGGAATGATAAGTGCCAATGGTAAAGCCGCCGGTTTAAAAAATGAGGACACCATGCACTTTATTTTTAAGGCAGAAGATGGTCGTATCGCTAGTGTAAGTGGCAGTTATACCGGGCCAACACAACCTGCAAAAAGAGATAGCGGGATGACCTGTATCCTGCGCGGTACCCAAGGTGCGAGCCAGGCGGATTACCACGAATTAAGATATGCAATCACCGATAAAACAGGTGAAGAAAAGATTATTACATGGGGCGATGAGACCATAAAATATTTTTTCCGTTTTGAAGGTCAAAGTCATCATGCTGGTGAGTATCAAAATTATTTGGAATACTTCGCCGATTCTATTGAGCAAAATTTTACTGCCTTCCCCGATATGAAAGAAGGTATTATCACTTTTGCCCTATTACAAGCGATGGACGAATCTTTAAATACCGGGAAGCCCGTGAAGCTGAATGATATTTTAAATCGTTATGGGTTAGAAAAATATTAA
- a CDS encoding right-handed parallel beta-helix repeat-containing protein — MKAAQFLLKQGLLVSSLCILPFCGIANSIGKVTTHYRPFNKTQIAYLYVSPKGNDNNDGSREKPLATFSMAIRMAREWRRLHNPSIKNGIHIEIEPGVYQLYQPLFIRPEDAGTRESPTVIESLNNQSVTLSGGVLVSGWHKLMSDIDGLPKEAVGKVYVADAPKVGGQLLNFRQLWIDGKKAIRARDQNGDSMNRILSWNSAAQTCWIPKPRTADLSKVEGMEMLIHQWWAIANLRIKSYKVHGDSAELSFYQPESRIESEHPWPAPWISKKTGNSAFYLTNAIQFLDQPGEWYLDMKTERIYYWPRSGEDLRTAKVIAPSLQTLVKVKGTIDEPVGYFYFKGISFNYATWMRPSEKGSVPLQAGMYLLDAYKLKIPGTREKKSLENQAWIGRPPAAVEVSYAHHIKFEDCKFEHLASTGLDFRKGTHDDEVVGNLFKDIGGTGIQVGVYSDEAFETHLPYHPSDEREICTNEFIHDNLVTNVANEDWGCVGISAGYVKGIKIEHNEVCDVSYSGICVGWGWTKMKNAMSNNRIFANKVTHYAKWMYDVGGLYTLSAQPGTAIENNYIDSIYKAPYPHDPEHWFYFYLDEGSSFITIRNNWCPALKVMKNSNGPGNVWVNNGPQVSSAIKNAAGIETPYRFLLKERVVDTHWKINHL; from the coding sequence ATGAAAGCTGCACAATTTTTATTAAAACAAGGACTACTTGTCTCATCGCTTTGCATATTACCTTTTTGTGGAATAGCAAATAGCATAGGAAAAGTGACTACCCATTATAGACCATTCAACAAAACGCAAATCGCTTATTTATATGTGTCTCCTAAAGGAAACGATAATAATGATGGTTCAAGAGAAAAGCCGTTGGCAACTTTTTCGATGGCGATAAGAATGGCTCGTGAATGGAGGCGCTTGCATAACCCTTCCATAAAAAATGGAATCCATATAGAAATAGAACCTGGAGTTTATCAATTATACCAACCCTTATTCATTCGACCGGAGGATGCCGGGACAAGGGAAAGCCCAACAGTTATTGAATCTTTAAATAATCAATCAGTTACCTTAAGTGGGGGTGTTCTTGTTTCCGGTTGGCATAAGTTGATGAGTGATATAGATGGTTTGCCAAAAGAAGCAGTCGGTAAAGTATATGTTGCAGATGCACCGAAAGTGGGTGGACAATTGCTGAATTTTCGTCAATTGTGGATTGATGGTAAAAAAGCTATTCGCGCCAGAGACCAAAATGGTGATAGTATGAATCGTATTCTTAGTTGGAATAGTGCTGCACAAACTTGCTGGATTCCTAAACCTAGAACAGCTGATTTATCAAAAGTAGAAGGGATGGAAATGCTTATTCATCAATGGTGGGCAATTGCTAATCTGCGCATAAAATCTTACAAAGTACATGGGGATAGTGCGGAATTGAGTTTCTATCAACCTGAATCCAGAATTGAATCCGAACATCCTTGGCCTGCTCCATGGATTTCTAAAAAGACAGGGAATTCTGCCTTCTATCTAACGAATGCTATCCAGTTTTTAGACCAACCGGGTGAATGGTATCTGGATATGAAAACTGAAAGAATATATTATTGGCCGCGTAGTGGTGAAGATTTAAGAACCGCAAAGGTGATTGCCCCATCATTGCAAACTTTAGTAAAAGTCAAGGGCACGATTGATGAACCTGTTGGTTATTTTTATTTTAAAGGTATCAGTTTTAATTATGCAACCTGGATGCGCCCTTCCGAAAAAGGAAGTGTGCCTTTGCAAGCCGGTATGTATTTATTGGACGCTTATAAACTAAAAATTCCCGGAACCAGAGAAAAGAAAAGCCTGGAAAATCAGGCATGGATAGGTCGCCCTCCAGCAGCAGTAGAAGTGAGTTACGCACATCATATAAAATTTGAAGATTGTAAGTTTGAGCATTTGGCCTCCACTGGATTGGATTTTCGAAAAGGTACACATGATGATGAAGTTGTAGGGAATTTATTCAAGGACATTGGTGGTACGGGGATTCAGGTGGGTGTTTATTCTGATGAAGCTTTTGAAACACATCTGCCTTATCATCCTTCCGACGAAAGAGAAATTTGTACCAATGAATTTATTCATGATAATCTAGTTACGAATGTGGCGAATGAAGATTGGGGGTGTGTAGGTATTAGCGCAGGTTATGTAAAAGGAATTAAAATTGAACATAATGAAGTTTGCGATGTTTCTTATTCAGGGATTTGTGTTGGCTGGGGTTGGACTAAAATGAAAAATGCTATGTCAAATAATCGAATCTTTGCTAATAAAGTTACACATTATGCTAAATGGATGTATGATGTAGGTGGCCTTTATACTTTATCTGCACAGCCTGGTACAGCAATAGAAAATAATTATATAGATAGTATTTATAAAGCACCCTACCCGCATGATCCGGAACATTGGTTCTATTTTTATTTAGATGAGGGATCCTCTTTTATCACCATTAGAAATAATTGGTGTCCGGCATTAAAAGTCATGAAAAATTCGAACGGACCTGGTAATGTATGGGTAAATAATGGTCCTCAGGTAAGTAGCGCTATAAAGAATGCGGCGGGCATAGAAACACCCTATCGATTTTTGTTAAAAGAAAGAGTGGTAGATACGCATTGGAAAATAAATCATCTTTAA
- a CDS encoding alpha-L-rhamnosidase-related protein, producing MISVKKIKIHSLLPFVMILLFLLSGNSKAQNIVNKEPKATWIWYPGDYEIWLANRMQNRRTDRGTFFPIFWKMDSHYPLMEFQKAFYLENPEKIQIAVEGQYNVKLDGKLAEGSPTEMNIGKGSHILSIKVFNQANVPSIFVKGKTIVSDSSWLLTFEDKEWIDASGKVSDKSGTVYMKADYWNFDTPTELPSQFHLPTKPAYAKSREEKNHSLLLDFGKETFGFLKLCGLKGSGKVNIYYGESKEEALSADSCETLDRLSIHSNTKLDSVMKLSKAFRYVNIRWDKNLSLDSANMLYEYSNVKQRGSFRCSDTLINKIWNVAAYTLHLNTREFFIDGIKRDRWIWSGDAYQSYLMNYYLFFDSPTVERTIFALRGKDPVTSHINTIMDYTFYWFLSIHDFYQYTGNKRIIEQLYPRMKTLMDFCLSRRDKNGFMEGLPGDWIFIDWADGLSKKGAVSFEQLLFCRSLETMANCAKLLNDAVDAEMYSQLAATLKQKIFSVYWSPKYHALVHSAIDGQPTDVVNKYANMFALFFGYLSPQEKQDVKKYVLLNNKIPKITTPYMQFYELESLCDLGEQKYVLQQIKDYWGGMLKLGATTFWEQYDPTQKGAAIYSMYARPFGKSLCHAWGASPIYLLGKYYLGIKPIAPGYSKYLIQPSLGGLKWMEGTVPTPKGQIYLYCNETEMKVDASDGEGVLEFTSKKKPICQEGKIISKGNNNYEMEIVKGVNYKVFYQSR from the coding sequence ATGATTTCAGTAAAGAAGATAAAAATACATTCATTACTTCCCTTTGTCATGATTCTGTTATTCCTGTTATCTGGCAATAGTAAGGCGCAGAACATTGTAAATAAAGAGCCAAAAGCTACCTGGATCTGGTATCCCGGGGATTACGAAATTTGGCTGGCCAACCGCATGCAAAATAGAAGAACCGACAGAGGAACTTTCTTCCCAATTTTTTGGAAGATGGACAGCCATTACCCTTTGATGGAGTTTCAAAAGGCGTTTTATCTGGAAAATCCTGAAAAAATACAGATTGCGGTGGAGGGTCAGTATAATGTAAAACTCGATGGTAAGTTAGCCGAAGGCTCCCCGACTGAGATGAATATAGGAAAAGGGAGTCATATACTTAGTATAAAAGTTTTTAATCAGGCAAATGTTCCTTCTATATTTGTAAAGGGTAAAACAATCGTTTCGGATTCTAGTTGGCTGCTCACTTTTGAGGACAAGGAATGGATAGATGCCTCAGGGAAAGTCTCTGATAAATCGGGAACCGTTTATATGAAAGCGGATTATTGGAATTTTGATACACCAACTGAATTACCCTCCCAGTTTCATTTACCGACAAAACCTGCGTATGCAAAAAGCAGAGAAGAAAAAAATCATAGTCTGTTGCTCGATTTTGGTAAAGAGACCTTCGGATTTTTAAAATTATGTGGTCTAAAAGGGTCCGGTAAGGTTAATATCTATTATGGTGAATCAAAAGAAGAAGCCTTAAGTGCGGATAGCTGTGAGACCCTTGACAGGCTTTCTATACATAGTAATACAAAGCTAGATTCCGTAATGAAATTGTCCAAAGCTTTTCGATATGTAAATATTCGTTGGGACAAAAACCTAAGCCTCGATTCTGCAAATATGCTCTATGAATATTCCAATGTTAAACAACGCGGTTCTTTTCGCTGTTCTGATACTTTAATCAACAAAATATGGAATGTTGCGGCTTATACTTTGCATTTAAATACGCGGGAATTTTTTATAGATGGAATAAAAAGAGATCGTTGGATCTGGTCAGGGGATGCCTATCAAAGTTATTTGATGAACTATTATTTATTCTTTGATTCACCCACTGTGGAGCGTACTATCTTTGCCTTAAGAGGAAAAGATCCGGTAACGAGTCATATCAATACCATAATGGATTATACTTTTTATTGGTTTTTGAGTATTCACGATTTTTACCAATATACCGGCAACAAAAGAATTATTGAGCAATTATATCCTAGAATGAAAACATTAATGGATTTTTGTTTGTCCAGGAGAGATAAAAACGGTTTTATGGAAGGGTTGCCCGGCGATTGGATTTTTATAGATTGGGCTGATGGGTTAAGTAAAAAAGGGGCTGTAAGTTTTGAACAATTATTGTTTTGTAGAAGCTTAGAAACGATGGCAAATTGCGCAAAATTATTAAATGATGCAGTTGATGCAGAAATGTATAGCCAGCTCGCTGCTACTTTAAAACAGAAGATATTCTCAGTTTATTGGAGCCCTAAATATCATGCCTTGGTGCATAGCGCTATCGATGGTCAACCTACAGATGTGGTAAATAAATATGCCAATATGTTTGCTTTGTTTTTTGGTTATTTAAGCCCTCAAGAAAAGCAAGACGTTAAAAAATATGTTTTGCTGAATAATAAAATTCCAAAAATTACTACACCTTACATGCAGTTCTATGAATTAGAATCTCTTTGTGATCTGGGTGAACAAAAATATGTATTACAGCAGATCAAAGATTATTGGGGTGGCATGTTGAAACTGGGAGCGACTACTTTCTGGGAACAATATGATCCAACTCAAAAAGGGGCGGCTATTTATTCAATGTATGCGAGACCTTTTGGTAAAAGCCTTTGTCATGCATGGGGAGCAAGCCCTATTTATCTTTTAGGGAAATATTATTTGGGTATAAAACCCATAGCGCCCGGTTATTCAAAATATCTCATTCAGCCTTCTCTTGGTGGCCTAAAATGGATGGAAGGAACGGTGCCAACGCCAAAGGGTCAAATTTATTTATATTGTAATGAAACGGAAATGAAAGTAGATGCTAGCGATGGTGAAGGTGTACTGGAGTTTACCAGCAAGAAAAAACCTATTTGTCAGGAAGGGAAAATTATTTCAAAAGGCAATAATAATTATGAAATGGAAATTGTAAAAGGCGTAAATTATAAAGTATTTTACCAAAGTAGATAA
- a CDS encoding sodium:solute symporter family transporter, with translation MDSIYNSLKLIDLVVVAVYLLLLFGLAYWVSFVKKRKPDENLFLAQHSLKWYSIGLNMWGTNVGPSMLLASASIGYTTGIVAGNFAWYAFVFILLLAVVFAPKYLGAKVWTLPEFMGKRFGDKTRNVLAWYTLITILISWLSLGLFAGGILVQQLLNIPMWQSVIAMVLIATFFAASGGLKAIAITNVFQMILLIVVSLTLTIIGIEKVGGLSALYHKVPANYWNLFLPSNDKNYPWTAILLGYPVMGVWFWCTEQSMVQSVLGAKNLEQGQLGANFIGWLKILDVPLFIIPGVLCFILFPHLKNPDQAYLVMVTHLFPQGMKGLIIVVLIAALVSNIGSSLNSVSTVFTMDIFVKKYKPQATNKEIIKIGRWVTVWSAVISVLIALAINSIKGLNLFDVFQSVLGFLAPPMAVVFLFGVLWKKSTAKAINAILIYGTIFSILVGVLYLWVFPVATHPGWPNFLLLSFYIFVILSVVAFLISYMDKNANVLAGSFDFNSEALAAKPTRKVWVWWGLLIIVMVALYIIFNGH, from the coding sequence ATGGATTCGATTTACAATTCTTTAAAGCTTATCGATTTAGTAGTAGTAGCTGTTTATTTACTGCTACTTTTCGGGTTAGCTTATTGGGTAAGTTTTGTTAAAAAAAGAAAACCTGATGAGAATTTATTTTTGGCGCAACATTCTTTAAAATGGTATAGCATCGGACTCAACATGTGGGGTACAAATGTGGGCCCTTCCATGCTACTTGCATCGGCTAGTATAGGCTATACTACGGGTATTGTTGCGGGCAATTTTGCTTGGTATGCATTTGTATTTATTTTGTTGTTGGCTGTTGTTTTTGCGCCTAAATACTTGGGTGCAAAAGTTTGGACCCTACCCGAATTTATGGGCAAAAGATTTGGTGATAAAACACGCAATGTGCTAGCCTGGTATACACTGATTACTATTTTGATCTCTTGGTTATCACTGGGGTTGTTTGCCGGGGGGATTTTAGTACAACAGTTATTAAATATTCCCATGTGGCAATCAGTTATTGCAATGGTCTTGATCGCTACATTTTTTGCAGCCTCTGGCGGATTGAAGGCAATTGCCATTACGAATGTATTTCAAATGATTTTGTTGATTGTGGTCTCCCTTACATTAACCATTATCGGTATTGAAAAAGTAGGAGGGTTGAGTGCCTTGTATCATAAAGTGCCGGCAAATTATTGGAATTTATTTTTACCATCCAACGATAAAAATTATCCTTGGACAGCAATTTTGTTGGGCTACCCTGTTATGGGTGTTTGGTTTTGGTGCACGGAGCAATCCATGGTGCAATCTGTTTTAGGCGCAAAAAACCTGGAACAAGGGCAGTTGGGGGCTAATTTTATCGGCTGGTTAAAAATTTTGGATGTACCCTTATTTATTATTCCCGGCGTACTTTGTTTTATCTTATTTCCGCATCTAAAAAATCCTGATCAAGCTTATCTTGTAATGGTTACACACCTATTTCCACAAGGGATGAAGGGTTTAATTATCGTAGTGTTAATTGCAGCTTTAGTGAGTAATATTGGTTCATCGCTTAACTCGGTGAGTACAGTTTTTACAATGGATATTTTTGTAAAAAAATACAAACCTCAAGCGACTAATAAAGAGATTATAAAAATCGGAAGATGGGTAACCGTTTGGAGTGCGGTCATTTCTGTTCTAATTGCATTAGCTATCAATTCAATTAAGGGCTTAAATTTGTTTGATGTGTTTCAGTCGGTGCTTGGCTTTCTGGCACCACCGATGGCTGTCGTATTTTTGTTTGGTGTATTGTGGAAAAAATCAACTGCAAAAGCAATAAATGCAATTTTGATTTATGGTACTATCTTTAGCATATTGGTTGGCGTACTTTATCTATGGGTGTTTCCTGTAGCGACGCATCCTGGTTGGCCGAACTTTTTATTGTTGTCATTTTACATTTTTGTCATACTTTCTGTGGTGGCTTTTTTAATTTCTTACATGGATAAAAATGCGAATGTGTTGGCCGGCTCATTTGATTTTAATAGCGAAGCTTTAGCGGCTAAGCCTACTAGGAAAGTATGGGTCTGGTGGGGCTTGTTAATAATTGTTATGGTTGCTTTATACATCATTTTCAACGGACATTAA
- a CDS encoding sugar phosphate isomerase/epimerase family protein — protein sequence MEKSRRAFIHQISLATMGVFFLKKNTSFKGLFTLEKKNKYKIAVADIMILKRQKIGEFALSKALGAEGVEVDMGGLGNRESFDNKLADPTIRKQFLEEAGKQNVQICSLAMTGFYSQSFAKRATYKRNIQDCLDTAKAMDVKVVFLPLGVNSDIQKQPALRAVVVERLKVVGEMAKAANIVIGVETTLDATEELKFLKEINSPGIKSYFNFANALDAGRDLYNELMILGKDNICQIHCTDTDGYWLQNDPKMDMKKVKKTLDEMNWGGWLVIERSRDAKDPRNVKYNFTANTSYMKKIFK from the coding sequence ATGGAAAAATCACGACGAGCATTTATTCATCAAATCAGTTTGGCCACAATGGGTGTATTCTTTCTGAAAAAGAATACCTCTTTTAAGGGCCTTTTTACGCTTGAAAAAAAGAATAAGTATAAAATTGCCGTTGCAGACATAATGATTTTAAAAAGACAAAAAATCGGTGAATTTGCTTTAAGCAAAGCATTAGGCGCTGAAGGAGTGGAGGTTGATATGGGGGGGCTTGGAAACAGGGAGAGTTTTGATAATAAACTAGCTGACCCCACTATTCGAAAGCAATTCTTGGAGGAAGCCGGAAAGCAAAATGTTCAAATCTGCTCTCTGGCAATGACCGGATTTTATTCTCAATCTTTCGCTAAACGTGCCACTTACAAAAGGAATATTCAAGACTGTTTAGACACTGCAAAAGCAATGGATGTTAAGGTGGTGTTCCTGCCTTTGGGTGTAAACAGCGATATTCAGAAACAGCCTGCGTTAAGAGCGGTCGTTGTGGAAAGATTGAAGGTTGTGGGCGAAATGGCGAAAGCAGCGAATATTGTTATTGGAGTGGAGACAACTTTGGATGCAACAGAGGAATTAAAATTTTTAAAAGAAATAAATTCTCCGGGTATAAAGAGCTATTTCAATTTTGCCAACGCTTTGGATGCAGGCCGGGATTTATATAATGAATTAATGATTTTAGGGAAGGACAATATTTGCCAGATTCATTGCACAGATACTGACGGCTATTGGTTACAAAATGACCCTAAAATGGATATGAAAAAAGTGAAAAAGACCTTAGATGAAATGAACTGGGGTGGCTGGCTGGTAATAGAAAGGTCCAGAGACGCGAAAGATCCGAGAAATGTGAAATACAATTTCACTGCCAATACGAGTTATATGAAAAAAATATTTAAATAA
- a CDS encoding sialidase family protein, whose translation MKHMVKRTSFLLLVGLFIAGGLKAQHSYWKSGIVKDEFLYTKASFPECHAATIAETPNGLVAAFFGGTKERNPDVEIRVCREVNGKWTAPVSVANGIQNDSLRFPTWNPVLYQVPGGDLLLFYKVGPKPSIWKGWMIRSKDNGITWSNPEALPEGFLGPVKNKPVLLKDGSLLCPSGDESGKTAIHFEKYDVKNNKWTMMGLPPNNEDYKSPLQPTILLHGGDTLQALCRSKEEAILQTWSFDNGKTWTSLSKTTLPNNNSGIDGVTLKNGWQLLAYNHAIPDVTWKKGKGPRTPLNLAISKDGIHWYAVLILEDSPISQYSYPSIIQTNDGMVHIVYTWRRTKIKYVEVDPSKLVPVKINNGKWPSIKGYTPLVVPKTNKG comes from the coding sequence ATGAAGCATATGGTTAAAAGGACGAGTTTTCTGTTATTGGTTGGATTATTTATTGCAGGTGGTTTAAAGGCGCAGCATAGCTATTGGAAATCCGGAATTGTAAAAGATGAATTTCTGTATACAAAGGCTTCCTTTCCGGAATGTCATGCGGCAACAATTGCGGAAACGCCTAATGGCTTGGTAGCGGCTTTTTTTGGAGGGACAAAAGAACGTAACCCTGATGTGGAAATACGTGTATGCCGAGAAGTAAATGGAAAATGGACGGCACCTGTTTCAGTAGCCAATGGTATTCAAAATGACTCCTTACGTTTTCCAACTTGGAATCCTGTTTTATATCAGGTGCCGGGGGGTGATTTGTTGTTATTTTATAAGGTGGGGCCCAAACCATCCATCTGGAAAGGTTGGATGATTCGCTCAAAAGACAATGGCATTACTTGGTCAAATCCAGAAGCATTACCGGAAGGTTTTTTGGGACCTGTTAAAAATAAGCCCGTACTGCTAAAGGATGGCTCATTGCTTTGTCCATCGGGTGATGAAAGTGGTAAAACTGCCATTCACTTTGAAAAATATGATGTGAAAAATAATAAATGGACGATGATGGGCTTGCCGCCTAATAATGAAGATTATAAAAGCCCCCTTCAACCAACGATTTTATTACATGGGGGAGATACTTTGCAGGCATTATGCAGAAGCAAAGAAGAGGCCATACTGCAAACATGGTCTTTTGACAATGGTAAAACCTGGACGTCTTTGTCCAAGACTACATTACCCAATAATAATTCCGGCATCGATGGAGTTACCTTGAAAAATGGATGGCAGTTATTGGCATATAACCATGCAATTCCTGATGTTACCTGGAAAAAAGGGAAGGGACCGCGTACTCCATTGAATCTGGCCATTTCAAAAGATGGCATTCATTGGTATGCTGTGTTGATCTTGGAGGATTCTCCAATTAGTCAGTATTCCTATCCTTCTATTATCCAAACCAATGATGGGATGGTCCATATCGTTTATACTTGGAGAAGAACAAAAATTAAATACGTAGAAGTGGATCCTTCAAAATTAGTTCCTGTAAAGATAAATAACGGTAAATGGCCGTCAATAAAAGGGTATACGCCTCTTGTTGTTCCTAAAACCAATAAAGGATGA
- a CDS encoding acetylxylan esterase → MIRRVLLISCIFSACASHSKAQYQDSDNKYSMSLDSVLRLVEQRYHVTIKYNQEQVAGLTVPYAEWRFRDSAAKTLANVLAPLDMKVNRLSPTRFKLKDYEYFRWSIADGWKELDRIAAQYHDAKSFDLRRDSLRSELYKALQLSPLPAKPNSKPILTPLRIYKGYSVQNIAIEILPGLYINGSIYRPLSIKGKIPVMLSPDGHWDLQRYRPDCQIRCATLARMGIMAYSYDLFAWGESLLQFKSADHQKSLSQTIQTLGAIRILDYVCGLKEVDTSRVGISGGSGGGSHTALMAALDQRIKLSAPVVSISSYFYGGCPCESGMPIFQCGGGTDYVELAAMAAPHPQLIVSDGSDWTAQMPEHDFPYLQKIYSYYEQQQNVENVHLANEFHDYGISKRLALYHFVAKFWHLNLKTIETNGKIDESQVTIEKPNQMYVFGDHGQLLPKDAVMGFDNLVKVFTSAAQRAKLNQFK, encoded by the coding sequence ATGATCAGAAGAGTTCTACTTATCTCATGTATTTTTTCTGCTTGTGCAAGTCATTCAAAAGCACAATACCAGGACAGTGATAATAAATATTCTATGTCTTTAGATTCCGTGTTGAGATTGGTGGAACAGCGTTATCACGTAACCATTAAATATAACCAGGAACAAGTCGCAGGATTAACTGTTCCCTATGCTGAATGGCGGTTTAGAGACAGTGCTGCTAAAACTTTGGCGAATGTGCTGGCGCCCTTGGATATGAAGGTTAACAGATTGAGTCCTACAAGGTTCAAATTGAAAGACTATGAATATTTTCGTTGGTCTATCGCAGACGGCTGGAAGGAGTTGGATAGAATTGCGGCGCAGTATCATGATGCAAAATCTTTTGATTTGCGTAGAGACTCTTTGCGCTCAGAATTATATAAAGCATTGCAGTTATCTCCTTTACCTGCAAAGCCTAACAGTAAACCTATTCTTACGCCCTTAAGAATCTATAAAGGTTATTCTGTACAAAATATCGCTATCGAAATATTGCCCGGACTGTATATCAACGGTTCTATTTACAGGCCTTTAAGTATTAAAGGGAAAATTCCTGTAATGTTAAGCCCGGATGGTCATTGGGATTTACAGCGTTACCGGCCCGATTGCCAGATTCGTTGCGCGACATTAGCTAGAATGGGGATTATGGCTTACAGCTATGATTTATTTGCATGGGGCGAATCTTTGCTTCAGTTTAAATCAGCAGATCATCAAAAGAGTCTTTCTCAGACGATACAAACTTTAGGCGCAATTCGTATACTGGATTATGTATGTGGGTTAAAGGAGGTAGATACCAGTAGAGTGGGTATCAGCGGGGGCTCTGGTGGCGGAAGCCATACAGCATTGATGGCTGCACTTGATCAGAGAATAAAACTGAGTGCACCGGTCGTAAGTATCTCCTCTTATTTTTATGGCGGCTGCCCTTGTGAAAGTGGCATGCCTATTTTTCAATGTGGCGGAGGAACTGATTATGTAGAATTGGCGGCGATGGCTGCCCCACACCCTCAATTAATCGTATCCGATGGCTCAGATTGGACTGCCCAGATGCCCGAACATGATTTTCCCTATCTGCAGAAAATATATAGTTATTATGAGCAGCAACAGAATGTGGAGAACGTGCATTTGGCAAATGAATTTCACGACTATGGTATATCCAAACGTTTGGCTTTGTATCATTTTGTAGCCAAATTTTGGCATTTGAATTTAAAGACAATAGAAACCAATGGTAAGATTGATGAATCTCAAGTAACCATAGAAAAGCCAAATCAAATGTATGTGTTTGGCGATCATGGACAATTGTTGCCTAAAGATGCGGTCATGGGGTTTGATAACCTTGTAAAAGTATTTACCAGTGCAGCACAGCGGGCAAAACTAAATCAGTTTAAATAA